Genomic segment of Eupeodes corollae chromosome 2, idEupCoro1.1, whole genome shotgun sequence:
aattatttctgtcatacttttttaaaggcGCCTACTTTGATGACATTCATAAACTGGTTTTTGATATATCTACAGCattcttgcatttttgaactcacgCGTGCTTTTAAACGTTTGTTGAGAAAGTCATATTGACATCTGTCTATCAAACTTCCATAACTTTTTCTGAATCTAAATAATTCCTTTctaaacaacaagaaaaatatttgtacatgttttttatttaaattactgtGGAACATTGTTTGCCAATTATCTCTTAATTTTGACTTACTCAATTATACCTTTACCTGTTAATAGGTGAGAAATCTCTCATAAATCTTGAGTTACAATGACAAGTATAACAAACTACTTGGTATTTCCGTTGTAAAGGCTAATGCAATATatcatatttaatttcaatactaTATCTCCATAACCAGTATGAGGGAGTTTACTAATTATGAAGAagtaaatttctttacaatatttgttcttttcttttgtcaTTTTACAGCCCTATTATGGCTAtcggggcgactttccattaccgcagcacgaatttccttctgatttttttttaacagttaggtaggggtctcaatagaacatgttttaaatattaaggcgaggaaacaactttaagtcatagaaacaaatattttctttttcggacttaaccctacttttttttactgcattttttgagcctaaaacaagttttttaattgatagcacggcgcgGGCGGCGCGCGTACTGATAGCTAGGTATAcaggaaagaaatgtcaaaattaaccatttttgtgtgttttgtatatgcaaaaaagtgaactttgaaaattaattaaaaatagaaataaatgtttcctcactctaaaattgctatagttattatttattttcgcatatctatcaaataaaaaaaaaacgagtcgaaattcgtgctgcggtaatggaaagttgagcctggctatcaactatcaattattaacttcccataggaagttattgtaatgggtccgatttgtcaaattgaaaattttgacatttctcgacgtttcaaggtccctagagtcgaaataaaagatttttagaaagatgtctgtgcgtgcgtgtgtacgtataaACGTtagtttataaatcaaaaaaactggaaaaaaaatgtgtcacctctaaaattttacgactgaaatatgatttcatctttaaaacaattttgtgcaacgaagaataatgtttttgacatctgctaaaattttgagtaaaatctaattgacagtttttttataaaaaataaaaatctaaaaaaacattacttaaggttcgtaaaaattgaatatcgattcaaatatctttttaaaaacttgaaatttgggctttaatcttattttatcttataagaaatattgtttttaacattttgaaaaatgttgagaaaaatcgaattgacagttttttttataaaaaataaaaaacctaaaattatgtataaaagttgttaaaaattgattttcgactcaaatatcttttcaaaacttagagatattggctttaatttacttttatctttcaaaaaatcttgttttcaacatttagttaaagtttgaaaaaaatcgaactgacagttttttttataaaaacataaaaacagaaaaaaaaattaacaaaagttggtaaaaatgattttcgactcaaatatcatttaaaaactttgaaataataacttcttactaataagaaatattgttttcaacattaggacaaattttgagaaaaatcgaattgacagttttttttacaaaaaataaaaacctaaaaaaaaatgtataaaagttagtaaaaattgattttcgactcaaatatcttttcaaaaatttaaatattggcttcaaactaattttatcttataagaaatattgttttcaacatttagtaaaatttttaaaaaattcgaattgacattttttttaaaaaaataaaactctaaaaaaaaacaatactaaaacttggtaaaaatttactttcggctcaaatagcttttcaaaaattaaaaatattggcttcaaacttattttatttcacagaaaatattgctttcgatattcagtaatttttataaaaaaatcgaacagtccgtttttttcataaaaaataaaatctacaaaaatagtccTAACCAAAAATGGGAAGACATCGCTCTGGAACTGACTAAAGTATcttccacatgagctacgaactgcgaacttcgaactgtggatgtttgcatattttgaattttctttcacatgagctttgtttttattcgcagacagcgacgaactgtcaatttataattacccttttcaacaaacaaaataatggagatataattttgaggttaagttgagcgcgaacaatttattcgttgcagtgtggattgtatgtggaacgcgaatagagtttgacagttcgtagacACCACATTGCAATTCGTTgccaacaaattgtttttacaaaattgtcttgttttagagaacaaaatgcaaattttattatcctaacataagtgtcaattgtttttttataatttaattgtgtttttgtttgaaattgactttttgaaatgtgtaaaatcacttttgttcgtccattcgttgttcgctctcatgtgcaacaCTCTTAACTTGGGCCTCCAGAACGGGACTCAGCTAAGATAGTGAATGTTTCAATTTGGCTAATTTTaatgtattaatttataatttgtctaaatttatttataaccttTTAGGTATGGGCAGAtcttaaatatacaattttaaaaaaaaattgcaaaataaaattgaactcaaTGCGACCGTTGGAGGATCCACTAAATTGGATCGATTGACTGACAGCGAAGAAGCAGTTAGTTACCTTATGCATTTTCCTGCCTGTGTTGATCCACCAGTAGTTAAATTTGGGTTAAAATCACCAAGTTTTCTCATTGAAGAAGATGAAGGAGTCGAAGAAGTTTTTGCAATGGACACCGAAGAAGTAGTCACTGCCGTGCAGGTCGAAGAAGTGATTGCAGCGTCAACAAAGCCAAATCGGAAAAATAAGACAACAAGTAATACCAAGTttaatttgcttattttaattcatgaatttataatttgtccAGTGCAAAAGCATCTCGTAATACTATTTATTTTAGCTTGCACGATAAACCTTCGTTCCTCAGTAGAATTGCCTTCAAACACCAATTCTATTGAAGGCATTTCGTTCTTCAATttgtatattcaataaaaactacaaaaaaaacttgtataaatcgtatttaaattacaattctttACCATTTACGAATATTTGATACATTTGTCAACAAAGGTTTTGtagatgaaaaaatatttgatgggtTTATCAATAAAGCTATTCacaatagattttttaattcactatttttcaaaaatattgataatcgGTCACCATAATACCGATTCGTTACttttgttgataattatcaacTATTATCAAATATCGTGTTGATGTTTGATAACCATAATAGAGCTGTtagttatttcatttaaaagaaattcttttccattttgattcttattaaagattttaaaagtttaaagtgaTGACTTTGCCAAATTGGAAAATGTGTAAATATCACCTAAAACCGTTCGTTGATAAATGTTTTCCatttactaaaaaatgaaaaaaaaatatataaaaattcggCAATGATAGAAAGTAATAATCTTTCAGTAGGAATTCTTGCAATTTCTTGACTTTGAAAGTTAAAACAGGAGCATACTTACAATCACAGGAACGTGCAACTCAAGTCGACATAGAAGAGTCTTTATTTCAATACATCGCTTGTTTCATTGCTAAAcacatatttcttcaaaaattcaagcttaaatcttttaatcttataagaCTAGGTTATTATCTTCCATTTATCGATCATGATGGATATCAAATATTGAATTCATACAATTCAGGAACACccttttcatttgatattttagaaataaacgATATCGAATTAGTATTCTATGCgttacttttcaatttcaacttCTTCAAGTACTTACCTTTCTTTTATGTACAATCTTAAACGCATTTATTTTCCAATCCAGTTATTGAACTATTTTATAACACTTTTATCGAACTTACTTATCCCTCAACTCTTCCTCATGCATATATTTGTCCATGTATTTTATTATGCACAAAttgttttttgggttttaagTTCCAAGacgtaaatatataaattatttgaatttataattcgTTACACGTTTATGTCTTAGTAAAATATCAGATAATTTTAAtgcacaatttgtcaaattgtgcACGTCTTGGATCAAAAACCCATCAATAAGAAGAACCTCTCTCATTATATGTCTATGCATGTCCCACATACCGAATTCAAAGAAACCATATAAGTTCCTATACAATCAATTACGTGATGTACtcataataatttattagaTCTGATGATAAtggcaacaaataaaattattatggtACTTCCAAATCCTTTGAAGGAACCAAGTCCAGATCACTGTAAGAAATTTGGGTTACAGTAGAAGGCTCTGGACTGGAATTTGTATAACTTGTCCTCTTGGTTTCTTCAAGAGTTCGAAAGAATTCATCATAGCCATAATCCCAATCCTTATAACCACCTGAAGCTTTTTCTTTTACACAATGAAGAGTACGTTGATATGGCAAACCTAAGACCTTGTTCAACAACTCACGCCGATCATCACACCGGGACATAATCGTATCATATGGTATTGTTGGAATAGGAGGACATATATCAAGGAAAGTTTTCGCGTCCATTTCTACATCACTATAACTTGGTGcaactttaaaaatagtttttacagAAGCTGCAATAGTATCAGAGAGTTGGACGTCTTCTTTTTCGACTGGAAGAAGTCTTGCGCGAATAGCAGCTATTTCTTCACTTACTTTGGCTATGGCTTCGTTGATAGATGCCTTCTTTCGTTCTTCATACCGAAGATGGTCTTTTTCCAGAGCTGTTTCACGCTCAAGTTTCTCTGGGTCCATCCTTTTGCGAGCCATTAAATTGCGTATTAGACGTTTAAGATTCAATTCATCCCATTTCTTGTCAAGTTTTTCTTCGAAATCATAGTGATTAGGAGATGTTGTAACCAAAGTTTCTCTGTTACAGAAATATTTGTCATTGAGCTTTGAGAATAGTTTCTATAAGTAATATTACTTACTTCTTGTTTTCAGGagtttgtgtcttttttttggCTTCTTCAGCCTCCAAACGCAAACGTTCTAGATCTTTTTCAGCAGCAGCTTTTGAcctttttctttcttctattaTATCGTCATTTTGAATATACCAATTCTGCTGCCACTTTTGAATTGATTTCTTGCGGGATATCtccttttcaacaaaattctGAAGGAGCTATTTTTGGAAATgggtaatattttaaaattggcaaTATGCGCGATCTAAGAAAGATTTTCCATCAATAAAAGTTGCTTTACTTACCTGCAACTCGTTAGGAACGGGCTTATAAAAACCCTCAGGTAAAGCTACCATCCGGAAGCTACTGTTGAAATCGCCAATGCTTATGACTTTGTTTGGGGCAGCAGCTCTATGCTCAGATAAAGCTGTTATAACACCTCCACCCAATACTTCATTTAAACATGCGTTGTTATCCCTagctgaaaacaaattttaagcatCACCatcaacattaaataaaagttacaaTGTGTGTCGGAGAagctgtcaaatgtcaaaatcaatggGAAGATGATACAGTTTTTGCAAATGGCGGAAAGTGTTTAttccattttgacatttgtaaattAAACTTTGGTGGTGTCAACTTCAAGGCCACCTATTATTACTTTATTTCTTACCTAATAAATCCCAAGCTTCAAAGGTTCCATCATTTCGAGTTAGAAACAAAACAGCCGGTCTGTCCGTGCTCCATTCTACAGCTGTTAATGCGTGTGGTCGGACACGCCACAAAATCGGTGTAAAGGGAAAATCTTGTCTCCATATGGCCATAACATTTCTTCCAATTGATACAAATATTTCCCGATAGAAAGGATTTTTCTTCAGAGCAACAATAGGCCCGTCATGAACCCTGGCGAAACTGTACGCCGGAGAGGTTATGTTTTCTCTATTTCTATCTGATCCCGATTCGCTGCCCTCAAAGGTTAAACTTTCAATTCGTCCAAAAAATGATCCAACAATAAACTGGTTGCGAAATACGGGTTGATCTACCACCTCTTCTACTATAACCGGATAATTTTTTTCCTCAACATCGttagatttattaaaattttcagctGTCAGCTGAGGGGTATGTGAGAAGATAGCTTCATCGCAAACAATTGACGTTAAGGGCTCCGGATAAGTGACTACAAATACAGGTTTTATGTATTTATCTAATATTTTGAAGACCGATTCATCTTTTGTCAATGCTGGAGGTAGGTTTTTTTTACTTGCAGCCCTAGCTATATTTCCCGGATTATAATCTAGATTCCAATAAGCTGCCGAACCATCGACAGAGAGGGTTAAAAAGTATCGACTTTTAGTTTTCTTCGAATAGTTCTCATGTATTCTGCCATTTAGTGATATATAGTGATTGCGACTTAGCCATCTGATTTCAGTTACAGCATCTGTTTGTGAAGCATCAAGAGCACTTATGGCGGCAGGAAATACCCATGTACCCTCGTTATATTGGATTGTCCAAGATAGAAATTCACTGATAAGCTCCCTATTGCTTGCCTCTTCAGCAGTAAGATGTTCTTCTTCTTCGAGATTTCTTGTACGGTCTTGAAGATCCCAAATGATTATTTGTCCATTAATTGTTCCACCAATTAGAATATTTTGATCGTATGGACAAAATGATAGAGAAGTTACTTCACGGGGTGCTTCAAATTCCAACTTAAAGTTTAAACTGTCAGTAAAGCTCCACATCAGAATTGGATTTGGCTGAAGAATTGCTCTCTGAACTGCATCAACTTTTTTTCTAGGTTGtactgaaataataataactgtAGTCATGATGATGGtgaaataaacttttgttttacctttttgtCGTGTTACTTTTGTGGTGAAAGCATAAGAGGCAACTACTATTCCTGTCAAATGAGGATACCAATCAACAGCTGTTACATAACGTCTATTGCTCCTGGCAATATTAGCAAAGCAAAATATCTCTTTTAAGTAGGGGTTTGTGAATATTTGAATCGGAGCTGTCGATATTTTGGGATAATCGTTTCTATACAAGTAGAAAATTTCAAGATAAGTTTTATTAATGGCGCCCAACACGAAAACTCATAactatttaaaaccaaaaaaataagaaacagttTGAAttcttataaattgtttttgcatCTGCAGTATATAGTCCcccatacatatattatttaccTGTACATATCGATTTGATTAAATTCCAGTACACTTAATAGATACTTTATTTGGTCGGAAACTTCGGGTGGaggctttttttctttctcgGCCTCTGTAGATGGGGTGACAGTTTTACTAGTGGCAGCAGATTTTCCTTTTTCTTGCTCGTCTTCAGATGATTCGTCAAGTCCGTCTTGTTCtaagttacaaaaatatcatcatttaTACAATACGGTAAGTGAAAACTTAACGGACGTCACTAATTTAAACAGAACAAACTACCTTACCTTCtttaatttcatacaaatattgtGACCATGCATTTGATGGAAATGTCGGGTCGGTTTGTTGTTCCAATGTCACCGTTGCTGGTGCTGATTGAGTACCCACATTTACCGTTAATTGTTCTACATTCTTGAATTTAGCTTCTCCTGCAATTAACTCTGCGTAACCATCACGAACATCCGATGTATAACGCATTTCAAACTTAACTCTCGACTGTCTCATTGGATAGACAGTCTGAATTTCCACATCAGCTACTTCTGATTTTTCCAGTGGAATACCCAAATCAACTTCATATTCACTTCCATTTGTTACCCATTTTTTTGGGCGCTTAATCAGCTTCTTATTCATCATAAAGCGTTCgtaagtttcaatatttttaattattgctgCCGCTGCACGTGCACTAGCTTCTGTGACATAAATGACAAATGAATCCTCATCAACTGTATCATCGGCTTCTTCTTGTTGTTCAACAAGTGAAGGCGCATAGCCAAGAAGTACATTATCTTCCGGTTTATATTTAACAAAGAAGTGTTGAAGCTTTTCACCGTTATCGATTTCGTCGAAAAGATGTTGATTTAGAAGACTAAATTTGATACGTTTCCATGGAAATTCTTCGCTCACATTAATACCCACCTCAACTCCAAGCTGTTTTTGGacttttgatcttaaaaacaaacaaaaacaaaacataggaAAACTTTTTcccgaaagaaaaaaatactgtaCGTAATCATTATTTGATGACATCCTTGTAATTCATAAATATCGGTTTTAGCTCTTTCAAGACTAAATGATGCAAGTCCCTCCAGTTCGTCATCAGTTGAACCCACATCAGATAGAGAAGGTaaacattcttcttttttttcatcagttCTATAATTACGGTAAAAAAAAGTAGCTATTATTATTGGAGACTTATGTCGCGAATActttcgaaatttttaatttaaaaacttgtcttaactttcaatttaaaacgcAATATGAACAGTTTTTTGACTATTTGAATGATCACGGTAAatgagtttaacaaaatattaaatttaaaactgaataaCAGGGAAAGGgatgtttttaatgttaaaagatgctcaaaatttaaaaatagtgaaagcgTTAGGTTctgcaatattttatttaagtttaagtttaattgctccaacacaaaacaaaacccCATTCATCAACTATTTGATATGTTTATTTGAAAACGAACCACTTTTCTCACggtaatttgaaaaacaattaaaattatacgTTTCAATTCCTTACTCAACacgattttcttcttcaatccTAGTTGTAACctccatatttattttttgttttattttaatttgtaattattcTTTCTGTAAGATTGATTTGCTATTGTTTTTGAGCTATAAAAATTCTTTCCAATTTGcgaaataaacaaattcaaatttccttgacaacgaaattaaaaacttacaaaaaaagtcCGCACTGCCTTACCCATAAAAACACAACTGAATGCACTCATCTGGTTGTCAAACTAAAATACCCGCCAGAGGGCATAAGCTAAAGTACAGAGAATTTCTATTTTCTctcttattagaaaaaatagaaatagaaatttttGCATTGTGGTGATTAGTAGTTCGTGTGATTACTGTttctcattaaaaaatgttaaattaatttaacaaaaagtgcagaaattgtttaaacaattgcATTAGATCGTACATAAAGGTactgaattcgatttttcacaaaacactTAATTCTAAAGCCCTGAAATTGAGCTTGAAAAGTATGATTTTTTTACGATGTCTCGGGAAAACTTGAAAGTTTTCTCCTCcattattgattattttttctttaatcggATTTTCCTGCATGAGTTAAAGAATTTTcttgcatttttatttcaatatttagaaCTGTGGTTATCGGAAGATCTTGATTTGTAAtagttttataataaagttaaggtaaaagtttaacaaatgaGCGATCACTCATCGGTGACATCATCACCTTCCTAACTTGGCCCAttgcatttttgtatttctaattgGGAtggaaacctttttttttaggtgGAGCTGCGACGATGCCACGAAAAGTCAACACTTCATGGGTTTTGTTCTTTGTACTTCTTGAATTTCCTCCCGGATTTTTCTTTGTTGTCATTGTCGGTCTAAGATAtcgattttttgttctttcCTGATGTGGGATGTGATTTTGCTGCATTTTTATAATTGGCTCGCGTTGTGTGGCGATGGGTCCTTGCTGTGTTGTCTCAAGACTCAAGTAGTGTTGTTGTTTAGATGAGAGAGACACTTGTCGTAGGTAGATGGATGATTACATATAATCGTTAAACATAATGGGCTGTTGTAATTACATATAAATACTAAACAGTGCCTCAAGATTATTAAAACATCCCTACGTTCTTATGATGTTAAATCTTGTTCTTCCTTTTTATGAACCAACTtggaatttcattttcataatcTGTTTAAAgcgtatttataagaaaattgtgtAAACTGCTATTTGCGCTACCTTAGGTATGTGTTGAAAAAGTTCCTTAACAAGTTGTGATTTGTCCTTCCTCTACACATTTGTGCTATCGTGGTGTGATGAGTTGTATACACAAATTTGAAACCATAGTTTGTTAGTTCTTCTTATCTTGGttcactttttttgttgtctacGTTTACAAACTGATGAAAAATAGAGATGTATCAAATTCAATAGCATAGTAATTGTCCTACAGCGGACTACATTTTAAAGggttaaaataaaactgttgtGGACCgatgatttttaacttaatcACTTTGAAgctaaagaaattaataaagtaCAATTCTAGTTTGAGAATGTTTTTCTTCACATGTTCACTTCTTTTGAATGTTTTCTTACCGTATGATTAAAAGTTAATGCCATCGAAATATCATAAGTCCATCAAAATTAtcagaaaagttttgaaaatcattcGAATAAGAAGATTGTATTGAAACCTTGTGGAAATTTATAGAAGAACATGGTCTCAACAGAAGAGTAATTCCTATAGAAATTCTCTATTagcctttttaacaaaaaaagagctTCGATTTTTAGAAAACCTTGATTTTCAAAGACGAATCAAACAGTAATAATCATAGCTCGAATAGCAGGCAAGTGGTTTGACAAACATTGAACactgaagaaaaatttaaacatgaaGTTCGGTCAGTGGTAGTTTTAGGTGTTTTTCACACATAATTGAAAGTCTTATGAATAATAAGATCTACTTATTCTTCGTATTCTCTAGGATCGAGGAGACTAATTTAACACTGGAGTGCACGTCCAGTTTCTGTCATAACTTAACAGTTTTTCAATAGTACACTGccgctcatctgaataggttctCAAATATTTTCACCTTACTGTTGGCCTCTCTTCATATGTATTGCAATAttacatcttttttatatatgtaatgAAAGAACATCATTATGTGCttgtttttggagaaaaaaatttgtcttaaatctTACCGTTATTCTCACACGGTAGCTAGAGTAAATTTAGtcataaaaacaagcatttttttggctcatctgaataggttcgACAGCAAAAATTGCCGTTGGCGTTGAGTTGCGTgttaattgtaattgaaattgtATGTTAATAAAGTTAGTGTGCTTTTCCTATTAACGGTGAAAATGGGTCGCGTAAGCGAGGaataaaaaggcaaaataaaagcatttcggGAATCAGGCCTAAGCCAACGACTTATagcgaaaaaaattaaaagaagtcgAAATTTGGTAGGCAGTTACTTGCGAAATAtccaaaattatggaaaaaccaTGAAACGAGGGACTTATACCGCCACATCAATGGCTGATAGATGTGCTATCATCAGAGCAGCTTCTAATTCTCATGATTCCgcgtcaaaaatcaaaataaaaaccggtGTCAATTGCAGTTTAGCTACGATAAAACGCGTGATGAAAAAAAATCAGACAAAACCACCACTTAACGAATCTAGGAAAGAAATTCGTTTTCAATTCTGTAAGAAATACATGTCGTGGAAGTCGGAGTggcaaaaagtgattttttcagATGAGAAAAAGTTCAATTTAGAGGGCCCTGATGACTATAATTATTGCTTTCATGGCCTTCGAAAAGAGTAGCATTATTTAAGTCGGTTGCATAACTGTGAAGGcagtgttatggtgtggggagctattTCCTTCTACGGAGCCTTAGAGCCCCAATTTGTTACATCGAAAATGAATGCAAATTCTTATAAAGGTGTGCTAGAAAAGGCCTTCCCACAGATTTCTGATCTGTTCGGACCAATATCGTGGACATTCCAACATGATAATGCCCCTATCCATACAACCAGGACAGTAAGGCAGTAGATTA
This window contains:
- the LOC129948313 gene encoding dynein axonemal intermediate chain 3, whose product is MEVTTRIEEENRVETDEKKEECLPSLSDVGSTDDELEGLASFSLERAKTDIYELQGCHQIMITSKVQKQLGVEVGINVSEEFPWKRIKFSLLNQHLFDEIDNGEKLQHFFVKYKPEDNVLLGYAPSLVEQQEEADDTVDEDSFVIYVTEASARAAAAIIKNIETYERFMMNKKLIKRPKKWVTNGSEYEVDLGIPLEKSEVADVEIQTVYPMRQSRVKFEMRYTSDVRDGYAELIAGEAKFKNVEQLTVNVGTQSAPATVTLEQQTDPTFPSNAWSQYLYEIKEEQDGLDESSEDEQEKGKSAATSKTVTPSTEAEKEKKPPPEVSDQIKYLLSVLEFNQIDMYRNDYPKISTAPIQIFTNPYLKEIFCFANIARSNRRYVTAVDWYPHLTGIVVASYAFTTKVTRQKVQPRKKVDAVQRAILQPNPILMWSFTDSLNFKLEFEAPREVTSLSFCPYDQNILIGGTINGQIIIWDLQDRTRNLEEEEHLTAEEASNRELISEFLSWTIQYNEGTWVFPAAISALDASQTDAVTEIRWLSRNHYISLNGRIHENYSKKTKSRYFLTLSVDGSAAYWNLDYNPGNIARAASKKNLPPALTKDESVFKILDKYIKPVFVVTYPEPLTSIVCDEAIFSHTPQLTAENFNKSNDVEEKNYPVIVEEVVDQPVFRNQFIVGSFFGRIESLTFEGSESGSDRNRENITSPAYSFARVHDGPIVALKKNPFYREIFVSIGRNVMAIWRQDFPFTPILWRVRPHALTAVEWSTDRPAVLFLTRNDGTFEAWDLLARDNNACLNEVLGGGVITALSEHRAAAPNKVISIGDFNSSFRMVALPEGFYKPVPNELQLLQNFVEKEISRKKSIQKWQQNWYIQNDDIIEERKRSKAAAEKDLERLRLEAEEAKKKTQTPENKKETLVTTSPNHYDFEEKLDKKWDELNLKRLIRNLMARKRMDPEKLERETALEKDHLRYEERKKASINEAIAKVSEEIAAIRARLLPVEKEDVQLSDTIAASVKTIFKVAPSYSDVEMDAKTFLDICPPIPTIPYDTIMSRCDDRRELLNKVLGLPYQRTLHCVKEKASGGYKDWDYGYDEFFRTLEETKRTSYTNSSPEPSTVTQISYSDLDLVPSKDLEVP